The genomic segment gtctgtgtgaaggtgggggtaAGGGCGGTaactgttgtcagtctgtgtggaggtgggggtaagggCAATAACTGTTGTTAGTGTAAAGGTGGAAGTAAGGGCGGTAACTGTTGTtagtttgtgtgggggtgggggtaagggcggtaactgttgtcagtctgtgtggaggtggggataaGGGCGATAACTGTTGTCAttctgtgtggaggtgggggtaagtGGTGGAAGGTGTCGTCCTGTATATGACAGATCAGAGAAGACATCGCTAAACTGGGATGATTCATCAGCAGCGCAAAGTGTTCTCTGACATGTGTTCTTATTCCGACATACAATGTACCAAGGTAATGAGTCTCTGGCGATGAAAGATGTCCTCCGATGGGTGATGTTATTGTCACATAACTTTTTAAGGAAACAATCCCTGTGTTCTGCAGACTCCAGAATTGCGACAGACTGACCCTGGACTTAGCTGTGTATGTGGTCTTTGGAAGTCAGTGGTCTGAGGATGACGCTACTGAGGTGGCGCCGGAAATAGTACAGTAAGAATATGGTAGTTGAAACATGCTGCACGTTATCTGATAGTTAGAAATGCATTTTGACTGGTGAGCTCTGGCCGTACTGGAACCTAGCTCTGAGTcagggcgatctctgcgggggaTCACACCGATGGAGGTCCTGTATGCAGTACgctgataaaaataaataattctaGAGAGAGTTGGACAGTtccaggtcttcagagaagaagtcgtgaggtactgaaaaaaaaaggaatccaaTAGCAACGTTGGTAGTGTCCTCAGGCATCAATCTGTAGACTGTCATCAATTTGTAGACTGTCATCAATCTGTAGACTGTCACCAATCTGTAGACTGTCACCAGTCTGTAGACTGTCACCAATCTGTAGACTGTCATCAATCTGTAGACTGTCACCAATCTGTAGACTGTCAACAATCTGTAGACTGTCACCAATCTGTAACTCTGAGagctacacagacatacatgcatgcactgaagaTCTGACttggcacgttgggttatgctgctggtcaagcatctgcttcaCATTTTGTGGTGTACCGTGTAAGGATTttttccaaacgcagtgacgccttcttcagAAATTAAACCTGAATCTGTCAGCATGGGGGGAGCTCAGTTAACGGTCAAATCCTGTCAAAAAGTCATGATACTTCataaccgtaaaaaaaaaatttaaaaaatgcaaTTTGAACATTGTTTAGTCAGTTATGAGCAATGGTCAGGTATCGGTTAAAAGCTTGCCAACATGTCATACTGATGCACGTACGGAACGGAATAACGCAATCTGAACAGTTTGGGTAATGGCCGGCAGTGCCCACACAGCAGTGGTCAATAGTGAAAACCAACCAAGAGGTCATAAGGCACACACATGTCAAAATATGCACGGGATgtgttgaaaaataaaataaaagcaaaaacgtTTGTGTGCGTAGACGACGGGGAACGTTTTGGACTGATGTAGActactagaggtaacgcgttcgccttggaagtgagagaacctgagtgcactggttcgaatctcaacagtgatggcctagaggtaacgcgttcgccaaggaagcgagagaatctgagtgcactggttcgaatcacaacaGCAGTCGCCAAcattttctcccgctccactagaccttgagtggtggtctggacgctagttattcggatgagacaataaaccgaggttccgtgcaCGTGAAAAAGACTcaaggaaacaaaagggttgtccctggaaaaaaaaccaacacttgaaggaaaacaaataaaattgcaggcagaaaaaaaggacaaaaaaaacaaacaaacaaacccaaaacaaaacaaaacaaaaacaaacaaacaaacaaacaaaaaaaacaaaaaaacatggcgctgtcagtgtagcgacgtgttttccctggggagaacagcccgaatttcacacagagaaatctgttgtgataaaaagagtaacataaaaatacaaaatacaaaatgaagtcCCAGAGCAATCCATTTCACTTTCTCATAAGTGGAGTcatatggagaagaagaagaagaagaagaagaagaagaagaagaagaagaagaggaaatccactctgtcaGCTATGCAaatacacatgaatgcacacaaggCCAAACAAACAAAGCTCGCTAGGTTATGCTGTTGTTAGGCATCTGtggaacagatgtggtgtagtgtgtatgggttTCTCTGAACGCGGTGACgcttctttgagaaactgaaactgaaagtgcacagaagattaactctctccatacgaacggcgaaagagacgacgttaacagcgtttcaccccaattaccatcatcaaaatattgcaagcggaaggctcttatactgaagaggtgaatgttgacaaagaaaaccacaattctgacgacggaagctaaaggttgtgtcattcagacacccactggacatccgaggggtctgtgtagaggagaagagaggactggccgtactgagtaagttaaacaGTAAGATGTTCATTGAGGACAATGTGTCTGTATGGATCATCTGGTATATTGATATGCCTGTGCATAGTATCACATATGACCAACAGTGTTCGGTTTGTTGTTTGTACAGAATGTATTTTCATTGATTCAATTCAAAACATGGTATGTGTCTCTACTTGATGTCGAGTTGTAATAAAGTGttgaaatagtgagagagagagagagagagagagagagagagagagagagagagagagaggggaggggtggggggggggttgtaggaagGGGGAAACGATGTTTTTTCACTTGTTACAAAAGCTGAAAACATTAGCTTTTATTTATTCAAAGCAGTTAATTTTGATCAAACCAAAATGTATCCCTGCACGAATGTACTTCTTATGCCAGTTCTTTGCCTTGTTCTGACTTCAGATCAGATCTGATCGGATCTTATCTGTACTTCTTATGCCAGTTCTTTGCCTTGTTCTGACTTCAAGGATCTTGAAAACAGTTCCCAGAATGTTTCTCTGAAACGAGACCCCATTGCATAGTACACGATGACGTTGAAGCTGGAGTTGACGTAGGACAGCAGGATGTTGATCCACAAGGAGGTGAAGAACAAATTCTGATGGCGTCGCCCGATGCTGACATCAGGGAAAAGCATCCAGCAAATCCGTACAACAGAAACAGGGAAAACACACACGATGAACAAGATGGACGTGCCGACCAGCATCTTGGTGAGGGCCACTTCACgggcagagatggaggaggaggtttcTGTACGCCACGTTACAACCTGACGGAGTTTGACAAtggttattatcgttgttgttatcaccacaaccatcactacacTAGGCAGACCAGCACCGAAGACAGTACCGTCCATGATGTCGATAACATCTTTATGGGCTTTGTAAATTGTCCCCACACTTGGTGCCTTAACTGCTGCACCAGATACGGGATCCCTGACACACCCAACGTGAAATCGGAAAGACACAAAGATGAACAGACCAATCACCACGACGCTCACAAAAACGATAAAAACTGTCATggttctggttcgaatcaccgtctGATATTTGAGAGGTCTGAGGACACAGTAGCATCTCTCACTGGCGATGATGGCAGACAGGATCGGAGAAACGTACTTCATACCTGACAAACCTGTTAGATAATTGTTGGACATAAACGTAATCATGGGACCGTATCTTTCCGTACTGGTGAACTGTAGGTGCACTTGCTCGGCCATGTGACACATCATCACCAGGAGATAGAGTTCATCACCTAAGGCCAAAGCAAAGAGACACACGTTGATACGATCCTTGAGGCCCTGTCTGtagaacaccgccatgttgatgacgttgcCCGGCCCACCAATCAGAAACAGCAACACCAGAATGAAGTCTATGACCCTGCGAGTAAATTTCTCAACTTCTGGACTGATGATATTATCGGGATTGTTCCAAGGCAAGTGCGCCATCTTGCCAAGCACTTGGCATCCATCTGGTGACTGTGTGATACGAGTAACGTTTTCAAGACGACCAGGCATTTCACTGGCTGGAAACGTTGCATTGCTGGTTGCGTTCAGGAATGGAATAACCATCATATCACTGAGGTTTTTCAACAAAACACGCTTCACTTTGCTGCTTTCTTCtcttggagccagttgcattgcctgGTTACACgtcactaaatgcctacgttgaccgaactacgccattggtcagttccatactacacacaattagtagcgggttacgaccatactaggctcttccgtccgagcaatgcaactggctcacgGAAATTGGGATCACCTCGAAGCGAAACAGAAACTTGGTTTATCCCTGAATAAATCGTCAAACGTGCGTTGAAGGGCGAGATGATGCCGGGATTGGAGTCGAGACGTACCTATAAGCAGCCAGTTCACACTGACCCATTGAATCTTTTGCCAGACAATTGTCACTGGTCACTGTGCAGGcctatctgtttctttgtttctttgttttttactgGATGCAGGCAATGTCTGATTTTCGACTTTgctgcttttcacacacacacacacacacacacacacacacacacacacacacacacacacacacacacacacacacacacacacacacacacacacacacacacacacacacacacacacacacacacatatatatatatatatatatatgtatatgggaTTGGAGCTGAGGAA from the Babylonia areolata isolate BAREFJ2019XMU chromosome 21, ASM4173473v1, whole genome shotgun sequence genome contains:
- the LOC143296677 gene encoding uncharacterized protein LOC143296677, whose protein sequence is MAHLPWNNPDNIISPEVEKFTRRVIDFILVLLFLIGGPGNVINMAVFYRQGLKDRINVCLFALALGDELYLLVMMCHMAEQVHLQFTSTERYGPMITFMSNNYLTGLSGMKYVSPILSAIIASERCYCVLRPLKYQTVIRTRTMTVFIVFVSVVVIGLFIFVSFRFHVGCVRDPVSGAAVKAPSVGTIYKAHKDVIDIMDGTVFGAGLPSVVMVVVITTTIITIVKLRQVVTWRTETSSSISAREVALTKMLVGTSILFIVCVFPVSVVRICWMLFPDVSIGRRHQNLFFTSLWINILLSYVNSSFNVIVYYAMGSRFRETFWELFSRSLNLQIGDSLQIDDSLQIGDSLQTGDSLQIGDSLQIDDSLQIDDSLQIDA